The following proteins are encoded in a genomic region of Cyclonatronum proteinivorum:
- the hslV gene encoding ATP-dependent protease subunit HslV — MHIHATTVIGVIHNGKAAICGDGQATLDKTVLKSTVQKVRSLHNGKILAGFAGSTADAFTLFEKFEEKLNQYSGQFERAAIELAREWRTDQYLRKLEALLIVLNSEKGLLISGQGDVIEPEDNILTIGSGGSFALSAARVLKKHAPQMSAKQIAEEAIRTAADIDIYTNHNLTTLEIG, encoded by the coding sequence ATGCATATTCATGCCACCACCGTAATCGGTGTGATCCATAACGGCAAAGCCGCAATCTGCGGCGACGGTCAGGCAACCCTTGACAAAACAGTACTTAAATCAACCGTCCAGAAAGTTAGAAGTCTGCACAACGGCAAAATACTTGCCGGATTTGCCGGCTCTACGGCAGACGCCTTCACCCTTTTTGAAAAATTCGAAGAGAAACTCAATCAATACAGCGGACAGTTTGAACGGGCTGCCATTGAGCTCGCCCGGGAATGGCGCACAGATCAGTATCTGCGCAAGCTCGAAGCCCTACTGATCGTGCTCAACAGCGAAAAGGGTCTCCTTATTTCTGGTCAGGGCGATGTTATCGAACCCGAAGACAATATTCTCACCATCGGCAGCGGCGGCTCATTTGCCCTAAGCGCGGCCCGGGTGTTAAAAAAGCACGCCCCTCAAATGAGTGCAAAACAAATCGCGGAAGAAGCCATTCGCACCGCTGCAGACATCGATATTTATACCAATCACAATTTAACGACCTTAGAAATTGGCTGA
- a CDS encoding Rne/Rng family ribonuclease: protein MDNQIVIHAAGSQKRIALIENGELAQFFIESPENRRSVGDIYLAQVHKVMSGIRASFIDLSTPKDGFLHYSDLGEHLEAYLSMLNGRDSIPKKASEELLQFRQLMAKNEVKNMTSKDQTMHEQNLLGALLKPGQKVMVQVVKEPIGSKGPRVSTDITLAGRFLVLIPFGDYVAVSKRIRSYKERRRLKGIISEMLPNGFGVIVRTVAEGQADDVLREDLKDLHDKWVNMQEKLKTAKPTALLHRDLDMTESLIRDLFSKNYERILVDDTETFKSIKGYIGRVAPSMVKNVEQYKGRDHVFDHMNISRDVNSIFSPRVKMPSGGYLIFEQTEAMYVVDVNSGRYAAKKAQEDNSLKTNLEAAREIAKQLRLRDIGGIIVVDFIDLQQDANRKKIYDEIKKEFKKDRAKTNILPMSDFGLMQITRQRIRPSVVKSVSKVCPMCGGSGSIVSESTLLSDIEAWLSKFSNSYSYRSVDLYVNPFFHSVLLQGVISTRVKWMFKFFRRITILPDETISLNDFKATLHGSEFDIHETVSNGDSIEEAIKENEKNLAELESGGRKNTDLLDIYKKNGRKNGNETNGQQRRSPNRDDAQGSRNDGRSGSANRRSGSQNQNQNQSQSQDDGQERGRKRPAAVRITPQGRSNNKLKSKYYKSGGDDDTKGYSDNDSQQRSNRNTSSGSQQQADSKPQKPDAPEVAKAHAKEEVPNALDVAKAHAKEDVPNALDIAKAHARKVQREETSEEKKDAVSQSDSSTDQTGPAAGDGATVQTKDESAQTTASDSKQAETESRQADSTADKQQTPETDEAQETKPAQGREQAGQPAAESAEQASSDTKYDEDAAGSDGAKPKLKAPKRVKRAPRAGGKKVMAKPPKTKKSGDNKEDSPEADAEKTSNEQPPKGKTVKTSLSDAKAAKLREMDELKAKLSEETFRKPAAVSAQDDKKTTVVTKTVTPRKPAAADKPAKGAKSEVSKATPDTDSASAASPAPKDSQDPSAPPTEKAEDRDN from the coding sequence ATGGACAATCAAATAGTAATACATGCAGCGGGTTCGCAGAAGCGGATTGCGCTCATCGAAAATGGTGAATTAGCCCAATTTTTTATTGAATCACCTGAGAACCGACGTTCTGTTGGTGATATTTATCTCGCACAGGTCCACAAAGTGATGAGCGGCATTCGTGCCAGCTTCATCGACCTGAGCACCCCCAAAGACGGCTTCCTGCACTACTCCGATCTCGGAGAGCACCTTGAAGCCTATCTTTCCATGCTGAACGGTCGTGACAGCATACCAAAAAAAGCCAGCGAAGAATTGCTGCAGTTCCGGCAGCTGATGGCCAAGAATGAAGTCAAAAATATGACTTCTAAAGATCAGACCATGCACGAGCAGAATCTACTCGGTGCGCTGTTGAAGCCGGGTCAGAAGGTGATGGTGCAGGTCGTTAAAGAGCCTATCGGCAGCAAAGGACCGCGTGTTTCAACCGATATCACCCTTGCCGGTCGTTTTCTGGTTCTCATCCCCTTTGGTGACTATGTAGCCGTATCAAAAAGAATCCGCTCCTACAAGGAAAGAAGACGGCTGAAAGGGATCATCAGCGAAATGCTGCCCAACGGCTTTGGCGTGATTGTACGCACGGTTGCAGAAGGTCAGGCTGATGATGTACTTCGGGAAGACCTGAAAGATTTGCACGACAAGTGGGTGAATATGCAGGAAAAGCTGAAGACAGCCAAACCCACTGCCTTGCTGCACCGCGACCTTGACATGACCGAGAGCCTGATTCGGGATTTGTTCTCCAAAAATTACGAGCGGATTCTCGTTGATGATACCGAGACCTTTAAGTCTATTAAAGGCTACATCGGCAGGGTCGCGCCGTCCATGGTGAAAAACGTGGAACAGTACAAAGGCAGGGATCACGTTTTCGATCACATGAACATCTCCCGGGATGTCAATTCCATTTTCAGTCCAAGGGTGAAAATGCCCAGCGGCGGATACCTGATTTTTGAGCAGACCGAAGCCATGTATGTAGTTGATGTGAACTCAGGACGCTATGCCGCCAAGAAAGCACAGGAAGACAATTCCCTGAAAACCAATCTCGAAGCAGCCCGCGAAATTGCCAAACAGCTGCGGCTCAGGGATATCGGGGGAATCATTGTCGTTGATTTTATCGATTTGCAGCAGGACGCCAATCGGAAAAAGATTTACGACGAAATCAAAAAAGAATTCAAGAAAGACCGGGCCAAAACCAATATCCTGCCGATGTCCGATTTTGGACTCATGCAGATCACACGACAGCGGATTCGTCCGAGTGTTGTGAAATCAGTCTCCAAGGTTTGCCCGATGTGCGGGGGCAGCGGCAGTATTGTTTCCGAAAGCACCCTCCTCTCCGACATTGAAGCATGGCTCAGCAAGTTCAGCAACAGCTATTCGTACCGCTCGGTTGATCTGTATGTGAATCCGTTCTTCCACTCGGTATTGTTACAGGGCGTAATCAGCACCCGCGTAAAATGGATGTTCAAATTCTTCCGACGGATTACCATTCTGCCGGATGAAACCATTTCCCTGAATGATTTCAAGGCGACCCTGCACGGCTCTGAATTTGATATTCATGAGACGGTATCCAATGGTGATTCCATCGAAGAAGCCATCAAAGAAAACGAGAAAAACCTCGCCGAACTTGAGAGCGGCGGACGCAAAAACACCGATCTCCTCGATATTTACAAGAAAAACGGGCGCAAGAACGGCAATGAGACCAACGGTCAGCAGCGCCGCTCCCCGAATCGTGATGACGCGCAGGGCAGCCGCAATGATGGTCGCAGCGGATCAGCAAACCGCCGTTCAGGCTCTCAAAATCAGAATCAGAACCAGTCGCAGTCGCAGGACGACGGGCAGGAACGCGGCCGCAAGCGCCCCGCAGCCGTCAGAATTACGCCTCAGGGCCGGTCTAACAACAAGCTTAAATCGAAGTACTACAAATCCGGCGGCGATGATGATACCAAGGGTTATTCCGATAATGATAGTCAGCAGCGCTCTAACCGGAATACTTCTTCCGGGTCGCAGCAGCAGGCGGACTCCAAGCCGCAGAAGCCGGACGCGCCCGAAGTAGCGAAGGCACACGCCAAAGAAGAAGTGCCCAATGCCCTTGATGTCGCAAAAGCACACGCAAAGGAAGATGTACCCAACGCACTTGATATAGCAAAAGCACACGCCCGCAAAGTGCAGCGCGAAGAAACATCCGAAGAGAAAAAGGACGCGGTATCCCAATCCGACAGTTCCACTGATCAAACCGGCCCTGCCGCAGGGGATGGCGCAACGGTGCAAACCAAGGATGAGTCCGCACAAACGACCGCTTCAGACAGCAAACAGGCTGAAACTGAAAGCCGTCAGGCGGATTCCACTGCCGATAAACAGCAGACGCCTGAAACAGATGAAGCACAGGAAACCAAGCCGGCTCAGGGACGTGAGCAAGCAGGTCAACCCGCTGCGGAATCAGCTGAACAGGCAAGCTCAGACACCAAATATGATGAAGACGCTGCCGGCTCCGATGGTGCAAAGCCCAAGCTCAAGGCGCCCAAAAGAGTGAAGCGTGCCCCCCGCGCCGGCGGTAAAAAGGTGATGGCGAAACCGCCTAAAACCAAAAAGTCGGGCGACAACAAAGAAGACAGCCCGGAAGCTGACGCGGAGAAGACTTCCAATGAACAGCCGCCAAAAGGCAAAACCGTCAAGACTTCACTCAGTGACGCGAAAGCCGCCAAGTTGCGTGAAATGGACGAACTGAAGGCAAAGCTTTCTGAAGAAACCTTTCGCAAGCCCGCAGCAGTGAGCGCACAGGACGACAAAAAAACGACGGTTGTCACGAAAACGGTAACACCCCGCAAACCGGCAGCGGCAGACAAACCCGCTAAGGGTGCAAAGTCCGAAGTGTCCAAAGCTACCCCTGATACTGATTCAGCTTCGGCGGCTTCACCTGCCCCTAAAGACAGTCAGGACCCCTCCGCACCGCCAACGGAAAAGGCAGAAGATCGCGACAATTAG